The segment CCGGGCGCTCATCAAGGTGCTGCCCACGTCCTCCGCTTCGGCGGCGGTGGCAGTGCACGCCCACGCAACAAAGCTCGGGCTGGACCGCGAGCGCACCGTCCGCAACGGCCTCATCGCGCTCTACCTCGCGTGCGGCGAGCGCGCGGCCGCGACGGCGCTCTTCGACGCGTTCCCGGGCGACGGCCCGGACGTGGTTTCCTGGACGGCCATGGTGACCGGGCACGCGAGGCTGGGCTTCACCCGCGACGCCGTGGCTCTGTTCTTCGCGATGCTCGATCTGGACGACGGCGTCTCCGTCGACGCggtggccgccgccgcggggttCGCGGCCTGCGCGGAGGCGAGGGACCTCGCGCTCTCCCGGGAGGCGCACCGGCGCGTCGCGGCGGCGAGGGTCGCGCTCGATGTCGTGGCGTGGAACGCGCTCGTGGACATGTACGCCAAGTGCGGCGACGTAGCCGCGGCGCGCCAGTGGTTCCGGAGGATGCCGGTGGCCAAGACCGTCGTGTCCTGGAACACCATGCTCGCGGCGCTCGCGCGCGCCGGCGAGCACGGCGAGGCGCTGGCTCTGTTCCGGGAGATGCAGCGCGCCGGCGTGCGCCCGGACGGCGCGACGTTCGTGGCGGTCCTCGGGGCGTGCGCGCAGCTCGGCGCGCTCGACACCGGACGGTGGGTGCACGCGTACATGCGCCGGCAGCCGGAgcgcgacgccgacgccgtcgTTGTCAGCAACGCCCTGCTCGACATGTACGCCAAGTGCGGCGCGGTGGATCAGGCCGCGGCGGTGTTCGACGGCATGGCTCGGCGTGACGTGTACACCTACGCATCGATGATCGCGGGGCTGGCCACGCACGGCCGCGCCGAGGAGGCCCTAGCGCTGTTCGCGGCCATGCGGCGAGCCGGCGGCGTGCGGCCGAACGGCGTGGTGCTCCTCGGCGTCCTCTCCGCGTGCTGCCACGCCGGGCTCGTCGACGAGGGCCTCCGTCACCTCGGCGCCATGGAGGATGCCTACGGCGTGGCGCCCGGCGTCGAGCACTACGGGTGCGCTGTCGACATGCTAGGCCGCGCGGGGAGGCTGGACGAGGCTGAGGCGCTCGTCGCCGCGATGCCCGTGCCGCCCGACGCGCTCGTCCGGGGCTCCCTCCTGGCGGCCTGCCGAGCGTGCGGCGACGTCGAGAGAGCAGAGCGGGTGATGCGGTGGATGGCGGCTGTGGACCGCGACGGCGAGGCCGGCGACCACGTGCTCATGTCGAACATGTACGCGTCCGAGGGACGGCATGTCAGGGCGCTGCAGCTGAGGAAGCAGATGAGGAAAAGCAAGATCGTCAAGGATCCCGGCTGCAGCTCCATCGAGATCGACGGCGTCGTGCATGAGTTCCGAGCGGTTCCGGCCAATGCCATTGCATGATGTGAAACAGATCGTCTTCTACTCAAATATATGAATGGGATTTGTTTAGAAACATTCTGTGATGATGTAACAATATAATAGTCAATCAGTTAATGCCTACTGCAGGGAAAAACGCCATAAGGCTTATACTGAAGTTAAGTATTTGAACAGAACtcttttttttaatcttttttcTACGTTATCTAAGTTGGTATATACGTTGACAAAGGATTGGTTAATTTGATGGTTACCGAGGCACTAGGCCCATGCCTAAAATATCTGAGTGTAGAAGAATTTT is part of the Sorghum bicolor cultivar BTx623 chromosome 10, Sorghum_bicolor_NCBIv3, whole genome shotgun sequence genome and harbors:
- the LOC8069016 gene encoding pentatricopeptide repeat-containing protein At1g08070, chloroplastic; translated protein: MAMAPYPVLQQQIHLGHASKPTATASVHHHGHGNPNADAVAPSLRRSFPADARGLRALIKVLPTSSASAAVAVHAHATKLGLDRERTVRNGLIALYLACGERAAATALFDAFPGDGPDVVSWTAMVTGHARLGFTRDAVALFFAMLDLDDGVSVDAVAAAAGFAACAEARDLALSREAHRRVAAARVALDVVAWNALVDMYAKCGDVAAARQWFRRMPVAKTVVSWNTMLAALARAGEHGEALALFREMQRAGVRPDGATFVAVLGACAQLGALDTGRWVHAYMRRQPERDADAVVVSNALLDMYAKCGAVDQAAAVFDGMARRDVYTYASMIAGLATHGRAEEALALFAAMRRAGGVRPNGVVLLGVLSACCHAGLVDEGLRHLGAMEDAYGVAPGVEHYGCAVDMLGRAGRLDEAEALVAAMPVPPDALVRGSLLAACRACGDVERAERVMRWMAAVDRDGEAGDHVLMSNMYASEGRHVRALQLRKQMRKSKIVKDPGCSSIEIDGVVHEFRAVPANAIA